DNA from Evansella sp. LMS18:
GCTTACAATGCTCTTGTAACACGTTTATCCCTCCTGAGCCTTGAGAAGCAGCAAAATCCGCTTTTTCTCTTCAGCAAAAGTTCGTTCGTCTTCTAAAAAATCCAGTGGAAAATATAATTTATGGTCTGTTCGTTTTTTTCCTGAGATGGCTTCTACAATTTCTGATTCCCGTGAAAGCTCACGGAGTTCACCAGACTGCTTCAGCAGATGAATTGGCAGCCTTTCCTCTTCTTCCCCCGGCCGGTAAAAGTCATAAGGCAAGTCTGAAGAGGAGTCAATGACAAGATAGTAATGAGGATCAAGCCCTATTTTTGTGAACAGCTGAAGAAGCTCCGGCCAGACACGCATCTGGACGCTGGGATCCACTTCAACATATTTAAACAGCCTCCGGTCCATAAACCGCTGGCATAAATCCCTCAGAATGTCATCTTTTTCTTCCTGCCATTCCTGAAAATAATAAAGAATCACTGATTCATCGAGCTTAAGATAATCCTTGAGGGTAATCTTCCCGGAAAACAGCGTGTAGAAATGCTTTGGCTTGTCGATAAATTCATACCCCTGCTCATAAAGATCCTTCGCCCGGTGGAGGATTTTGCTTAAGATCACTTCGGCACTGCGGGTTACCGGATGGAAGTATACCTGCCAGTACATCTGGTATCGGCTCATAATATAATCTTCCACCGCATGCATTCCGCTGTGCTTAAATACTGCCTGATCCTCTGCAGGCCTCATTACCCGCAGAATCCGCTCCATGTCAAACTGTCCGTAGCTTACCCCTGTGTAAAAGGCATCCCGGAGCAAATAATCCATTCTGTCCGCGTCAATCTGGCTTGAGATGAGGCTCACCACGAGCTTGTTTGAATATGTCTTGGAAATCACATCCGCTACTTTCTGGGGGAATGTTTTCCCCATATTCGAGAGAACCTG
Protein-coding regions in this window:
- a CDS encoding HD domain-containing protein → MAGRYGVLDEEKVFKDPVHRYIHVRDELIWELIGTREFQRLRRIRQLGTTYLTFHGAEHTRLNHSLGVYEIMRRMVENIEKKQKWDPEERLVCLSAALLHDIGHGPFSHSFEKVFHMDHEEWTREIILGDTEINQVLSNMGKTFPQKVADVISKTYSNKLVVSLISSQIDADRMDYLLRDAFYTGVSYGQFDMERILRVMRPAEDQAVFKHSGMHAVEDYIMSRYQMYWQVYFHPVTRSAEVILSKILHRAKDLYEQGYEFIDKPKHFYTLFSGKITLKDYLKLDESVILYYFQEWQEEKDDILRDLCQRFMDRRLFKYVEVDPSVQMRVWPELLQLFTKIGLDPHYYLVIDSSSDLPYDFYRPGEEEERLPIHLLKQSGELRELSRESEIVEAISGKKRTDHKLYFPLDFLEDERTFAEEKKRILLLLKAQEG